The following proteins are co-located in the Anomalospiza imberbis isolate Cuckoo-Finch-1a 21T00152 chromosome Z, ASM3175350v1, whole genome shotgun sequence genome:
- the INIP gene encoding SOSS complex subunit C, with the protein MAANPSGQGFQNKNRVAILAELDKEKRKLLMQNQSSTNHPGASIALVRSSLNKDFRDHAEQQHIAAQQKAALQHAHAHSSGYFITQDSAFGNLILPVLPRLEAE; encoded by the exons ATGGCAGCAAATCCTTCAGGACAAG GTTTCCAGAATAAAAATAGGGTTGCAATCCTGGCAGAACTAGACAAGGAGAAGAGAAAGTTACTTATGCAAAACCAGTCTTCCACAAATCACCCTGGAGCCAG CATTGCACTTGTAAGATCATCTCTGAATAAGGATTTCCGTGATCATGCTGAGCAACAACACAttgcagcacagcagaaggCTGCACTGCAG CATGCACATGCACACTCCTCAGGATACTTCATAACTCAAGACTCTGCATTTGGAAATCTTATTCTTCCTGTCTTACCTCGACTTGAGGCAGAGTGA